One window of Salmo salar chromosome ssa11, Ssal_v3.1, whole genome shotgun sequence genomic DNA carries:
- the LOC106562559 gene encoding COUP transcription factor 2-like: MAMVTWRNGEKDIARDSQGGISSPLSQVGPLSLSTDLTGHLNPIPCLDIPSTHQTPQGAHSSNISQSITSQTSTNSVDKQQLQQIECVVCGDKSSGKHYGQFTCEGCKSFFKRSVRRNLSYTCRASRNCPIDQHHRNQCQYCRLKTCQSGNAERRAVQRGRMLPPQPYHGQFSITNGDPLQCHSYLSGYISLLMRAEPYPTSRYSTQCMQSNNLMGMENICELAARMLFSAVEWARNIPFFPDLQITDQVALLRLTWSELFVLNAAQCSMPVHVAPLLAAAGLHAAPMSAERVVSFMDHIRIFQEQVEKLKVLHVDSAEYSCIKAIVLFTSDACGLSDVTHVDDLQEKSQCALDGYIRNQYPNQPNRFGKLLLRLPSLRTVSSSVIEQLFFIRLVGKTPIETLIRDMLLSGSSFNWPYMSMQ; the protein is encoded by the exons ATGGCAATGGTAACGTGGAGAAACGGCGAGAAAGATATCGCCCGCGACTCTCAAGGCGgaatctcttcccccctctctcaagTCGGACCGTTATCCCTCTCTACCGACCTAACGGGACACCTCAATCCCATACCCTGTCTGGATATCCCCTCAACACATCAGACACCCCAAGGCGCTCATTCAAGCAACATATCTCAATCTATCACTAGTCAAACGTCGACTAACTCCGTGGACAAACAGCAGCTTCAGCAGATCGAGTGTGTGGTGTGCGGGGATAAATCCAGCGGGAAGCACTACGGCCAGTTCACATGTGAGGGGTGTAAGAGCTTCTTCAAACGGAGCGTCAGGCGGAACCTCAGCTACACCTGCCGCGCTAGCAGGAACTGTCCCATTGATCAACACCACAGGAATCAATGCCAGTACTGCCGACTGAAGACGTGTCAAAGTGGGAATGCGGAGAGAAG AGCGGTTCAGAGAGGAAGGATGCTCCCACCTCAACCGTACCACGGTCAGTTCTCCATAACCAACGGAGACCCTCTCCAATGCCACTCCTACCTATCTGGATACATCTCGCTGCTCATGCGAGCCGAGCCCTACCCCACATCCAGATACAGCACGCAGTGTATGCAGTCCAACAACCTCATGGGGATGGAGAACATCTGTGAGCTGGCCGCCCGGATGCTGTTCTCGGCGGTGGAGTGGGCCCGAAACATCCCCTTCTTCCCCGACCTCCAGATCACCGACCAGGTCGCCCTGCTCCGGCTCACTTGGAGCGAGTTGTTCGTGCTGAACGCGGCCCAATGCTCAATGCCGGTGCATGTGGCTCCTCTCCTGGCTGCGGCGGGGCTGCATGCCGCCCCCATGTCGGCGGAGAGAGTCGTGTCTTTCATGGACCATATCCGGATCTTCCAGGAGCAAGTGGAGAAGCTGAAGGTTCTGCATGTTGACTCAGCCGAGTACAGCTGTATTAAGGCTATAGTTCTCTTTAcgtcag ATGCGTGCGGTCTGTCAGACGTAACTCACGTGGATGATCTTCAGGAGAAATCCCAGTGCGCCCTGGACGGGTACATCAGGAACCAGTATCCTAACCAACCAAACCGGTTTGGGAAGCTATTACTCCGTCTGCCCTCTCTACGCACCGTCTCCTCGTCCGTTATAGAACAGTTATTCTTCATCCGGTTGGTCGGAAAAAcaccaatagaaactctcattagAGATATGTTGCTTTCCGGAAGCAGTTTTAATTGGCCTTATATGTCGATGCAGTAG